One Oncorhynchus keta strain PuntledgeMale-10-30-2019 chromosome 11, Oket_V2, whole genome shotgun sequence DNA window includes the following coding sequences:
- the LOC118390513 gene encoding ras-related protein Rab-1B gives MNPEYDYLFKLLLIGDSGVGKSCLLLRFADDTYTESYISTIGVDFKIRTIELDGKTIKLQIWDTAGQERFRTITSSYYRGAHGIIVVYDVTDQESYNNIKQWLQEIDRYASENVNKLLVGNKCDLTTKKVVDYTTAKEFADSLSIPFLETSAKNATNVEQSFMTMAAEIKKRMGPGATTGGDKPNLKIDSTPVRQSGGGCC, from the exons ATGAATCCTGAATA TGACTACCTGTTCAAGCTGCTTCTGATCGGCGATTCAGGGGTGGGCAAGTCTTGCCTCCTGCTTCGATTTgcg GATGACACCTACACGGAAAGTTACATAAGCACCATCGGCGTGGACTTCAAAATCCGAACTATTGAATTGGACGGCAAGACTATCAAACTACAGATT TGGGACACTGCTGGTCAGGAGCGGTTTCGCACCATCACCTCCAGCTATTACAGAGGAGCCCATGGTATCATCGTTGTCTATGATGTAACAGATCAG GAGTCTTACAACAATATAAAGCAGTGGCTGCAGGAAATCGACCGCTATGCCAGCGAAAATGTCAACAAGCTGCTGGTGGGTAACAAGTGTGACCTCACCACCAAGAAAGTAGTAGACTACACAACAGCCAAG GAATTTGCTGACTCCCTATCCATCCCTTTCCTCGAGACCAGTGCTAAGAACGCAACCAACGTGGAGCAATCCTTTATGACCATGGCGGCTGAGATTAAGAAGCGCATGGGGCCCGGGGCCACGACAGGAGGAGACAAACCCAACCTTAAGATTGATAGCACCCCAGTAAGGCAGTCTGGAGGAGGATGCTGTTAG